The Flavobacterium johnsoniae genomic sequence TCTTAAGGTAAATAGTACGATGATTTATATACGTAGATTTTTCAACATAATCTTTCATTCGCAATCTACTTAATGTACTATAATTGGAATATTCTTCTTTTGGAATTCCTTTTAAAAACTCATAAAAATTAAGTTCCAGAATATGACGTTCAACCAAATCATCTGAATTAATTTTAGTAAAAATACATTCTTCAAAAGCAGAATCAATGACAGAATTTTCATTTGGAAGTCCGAAAACCGAACCGAAATTTCCAGCAAAAATATAACTGCGATCAGCCTGATAATCGGATAAAACTGCCACACATTGCTCAATCTTGACATAATTTGCGACAAATTGTTTGTACATTTCTATGTCGTTAGATTCTCCAATCTCAAACTTTTGTTCTAAAAACGTATTCATTAATTGGTTTT encodes the following:
- a CDS encoding response regulator transcription factor; amino-acid sequence: MNTFLEQKFEIGESNDIEMYKQFVANYVKIEQCVAVLSDYQADRSYIFAGNFGSVFGLPNENSVIDSAFEECIFTKINSDDLVERHILELNFYEFLKGIPKEEYSNYSTLSRLRMKDYVEKSTYINHRTIYLKTFSNGSISLALCLYMPSTDLQFRKGIDGKIFNIQTGEVIEAEKYKNKAEAILSKREIEVLNSVAKGNKSEQIAAEMHISVYTVRRHRQNIIEKLKVTNTAEAVQTAYVMGLISF